One genomic window of Medicago truncatula cultivar Jemalong A17 chromosome 1, MtrunA17r5.0-ANR, whole genome shotgun sequence includes the following:
- the LOC25484627 gene encoding histone H1 has translation MSPNAAAQPKPKKTAAAKKPLSHPTYAEMITEAIVSLKERTGSSQHAITKFIEEKHKDLSPTFRKLILLHLKKSVASGKLVKVKNSFKIAPAVAKTAPVKAAIAPAKKAKAVTKPAAKAATKPKAKAAAVKPKAAAKPKAAAKPKAVVKPKAKSVKATPVKKAAKKVVAKKPKSVKTPVKKAKK, from the exons ATGTCTCCCAACGCCGCCGCTCAGCCCAAGCCCAAGAAAACCGCTGCAGCAAAGAAGCCTCTCTCTCATCCTACTTACGCTGAG atGATAACTGAAGCAATTGTGAGTTTGAAAGAACGAACTGGTTCAAGCCAACACGCGATTACAAAATTCATCGAAGAGAAGCATAAGGATTTATCTCCAACATTCCGCAAACTCATTCTTCTTCATCTGAAGAAATCTGTGGCTTCTGGAAAGCTTGTGAAGGTGAAAAACTCCTTCAAAATCGCCCCAGCTGTGGCCAAAACTGCTCCGGTGAAGGCCGCTATTGCTCCTGCTAAGAAGGCTAAGGCTGTTACCAAGCCAGCCGCTAAGGCTGCAACTAAGCCAAAGGCGAAAGCTGCTGCTGTGAAGCCGAAAGCTGCCGCAAAGCCAAAAGCAGCGGCGAAGCCTAAGGCTGTTGTGAAGCCGAAAGCAAAGAGTGTGAAGGCTACGCCGGTGAAGAAAGCGGCGAAGAAGGTGGTTGCAAAGAAGCCGAAGAGTGTTAAGACTCCGGTGAAGAAAGCTAAGAagtga
- the LOC25484626 gene encoding protein WVD2-like 1, giving the protein MGRQVTEMQVEDQKPNGVAIALNGSPNDNGHVTSKIAAVKLEAEDHEVKECTEVNVFVEKCHETKDALVAKTTSGKNDLHEDESEKHEVQKKSGGDKELSSTQPSDLVTEKNGSYTHVDTTEAVLAGLNLSPNANNMHSPYSSKNSLPKTPFSSTKPLHHYDKKNYDDEDNWSVASSAMSMRTARSKVTQGSAPTFRSSERAAKRREFYLKLEEKNRALLEEKSQYEARLKEEQEAAIKQMRKNLVIKAKPVPNFYYEAPPPKAELKKLPLTRPKSPKLNLNRRRTFGDAVNSQSREVGNRARHSTGCSHIKGGSNTNDPLTQNIKDQAIRRNSNGAYKTKERPKVDTETKTGPPNIIQHPNADISVQS; this is encoded by the exons ATGGGGAGACAAGTTACAGAAATGCAAGTTGAGGATCAGAAACCAAATGGTGTAGCAATAGCTTTGAATGGAAGTCCTAATGATAACGGACACGTTACTTCTAAAATTGCAGCGGTTAAGCTTGAAGCAGAGGATCATGAAGTTAAGGAATGTACTGAAGTCAATGTGTTTGTTGAGAAATGTCACGAGACGAAGGATGCTTTGGTTGCCAAAACAACAAGCGGTAAGAACGACTTGCATGAAGATGAGAGTGAGAAACATGAAGTGCAGAAAAAGTCGGGTGGCGACAAAGAGTTAAGCTCAACACAACCATCTGATTTGGTTACTGAAAAGAACGGATCCTACACACATGTTGATACTACTGAAGCTGTTCTGGCTGGTCTGAACTTGTCGCCAAATGCTAACAACATGCACTCACCTTACTCATCAAAGAACTCTCTG CCAAAGACACCTTTTTCATCAACTAAGCCCTTGCATCATTATGACAAGAAGAACTACGATGATGAAGATAATTGGTCGGTTGCTTCCTC TGCTATGTCAATGCGTACTGCGAGATCAAAGGTAACTCAGGGTTCTGCCCCTACATTTAGAAGCTCTGAACGTGCAGCAAAACGAAGAGAG TTTTATCTCAAGCTAGAGGAGAAAAATCGAGCtcttttagaagaaaaaagtcAGTATGAGGCAAGACTAAAG GAAGAGCAAGAAGCAGCCATCAAGCAGATGAGAAAGAACTTGGTAATTAAAGCAAAGCCGGTACCCAATTTCTACTATGAGGCGCCTCCACCTAAGGCTGAACTCAAGAAG CTGCCACTAACACGCCCAAAGTCACCAAAACTGAATCTGAATCGGAGAAGGACCTTTGGTGATGCTGTGAACTCACAATCTCGTGAAGTTGGTAACCGAGCACGTCACAGCACTGGTTGTAGCCACATCAAGGGTGGCTCTAATACTAATGACCCTCTCACTCAGAACATTAAGGACCAGGCCATTCGGCGCAATAGCAACGGCGCTTACAAAACCAAAGAACGACCAAAAGTGGATACTGAGACTAAAACAGGTCCTCCAAACATCATCCAACACCCAAATGCAGACATATCAGTCCAATCATAA